One Herbaspirillum rubrisubalbicans genomic window carries:
- a CDS encoding efflux RND transporter permease subunit, with product MNMVALALRRPYTFIVMALLIVLATPLTLKNMATDIFPEINIPVVSIIWNYNGLSAQEMGQRIAAQNERGLTTVVSDIEHIESQSLAGVAVIKVFFQPKANIQTAIAQVVASVQSQLRQLPPGITPPLVIKYSASSIPVMQLALSSPTLPEQAVFDNAVQTLRPQLVTIPGVAVPYPYGGKSRLISVDLDTQALQARGLAPIDVVNAINTQNLILPSGTAKFGGTEYSVKINGSPEAVAGLNELPVRTTNGATIYLKDVANVRDGFSPQTNVVRQDGARGVLLSILKNGGASTLDIVDNLRKLLPAAAQTLPEDLKITPLFDQSLFVKAAVTGVISEALIAAGLTAAMVLLFLGNWRSTLIIGLTIPLSIMAAILMLAALGETLNLMTLGGLALSVGILVDQAIVTIENIERHLHLGKPLHEAIIVGAGEIGVPAFVATLCICIVFVPMFFLSGVARFLFVPLAEAVVFAMAASYLLSRTLVMLLMGSHGQVDHAKQSLLQRLYRAFDSRFERVRHGYTLVLSSLLAHRRRFALSFLGFCLLSCLLYPFLGRDFFPNVDGGQIRLHMRMPTGTRIEETARAADEVERVIRSLIPASELETILDNLGVPNSGINLSYSNAGTIGTLDGEILMALKPGHRPSEELVAMLREQLPRRFPGIEFFFQPADIVTQILNFGLPAAIDVQFTGANMEANARLAAELTKQIRQIPGAVDAHVHQRLDGPSLDLRMDRTRLQQFGLSASNVGQNLLIALSGSSQTQPAFWLNPNNGVVYSIAVQSPQYQVDSLDALLNIPVGAGANAATPPQLLGNLVDVHAGRQMAVASRYNISPAIDVYVSVQGTDLASVAGKVSELVEQIKPKLARGSQVVIRGQVETMQSSFIGLGVGLAMAIVLVYLLVVVNFQSWIDAAIIIAALPAALAGIAWMLFITGTTLSVPALTGAIMTMGVATANSILIVAFARQRREDGATPLAAALEAGSTRIRPVLMTALAMIIGMIPMALGLGEGAEQNAPLGRAVIGGLLLATVSTLFFVPVVFAGVHQRLARRAEQRRARAAGPAHQES from the coding sequence ATGAACATGGTCGCGCTGGCCTTGCGCCGCCCGTACACCTTCATCGTGATGGCCTTGCTCATCGTGCTGGCTACGCCATTGACGCTGAAGAACATGGCCACCGACATCTTCCCCGAGATCAATATCCCGGTGGTCTCCATCATCTGGAACTACAACGGTCTGTCGGCCCAGGAGATGGGGCAGCGCATCGCTGCGCAAAACGAGCGGGGACTCACCACCGTGGTCAGCGATATCGAGCACATCGAGTCGCAGTCGCTGGCCGGGGTCGCGGTGATCAAGGTGTTCTTCCAGCCCAAGGCCAACATCCAGACCGCCATCGCCCAGGTGGTGGCTTCGGTGCAATCGCAATTGCGCCAGCTGCCCCCAGGGATCACGCCGCCACTGGTGATCAAGTATTCCGCCTCCAGTATCCCGGTGATGCAACTGGCGCTGTCTTCCCCCACCTTGCCGGAACAGGCCGTCTTCGATAACGCCGTGCAGACGCTGCGCCCGCAACTGGTGACCATTCCCGGCGTGGCCGTGCCCTATCCCTATGGCGGCAAGAGCCGCCTGATCTCGGTGGACCTCGATACTCAGGCCTTGCAGGCGCGTGGACTGGCGCCCATCGACGTGGTCAATGCCATCAATACGCAGAACCTGATCCTGCCCTCGGGCACGGCCAAGTTCGGGGGGACCGAATATTCGGTGAAGATCAACGGTTCGCCCGAAGCCGTGGCAGGACTGAACGAACTGCCGGTGCGCACCACCAATGGCGCCACCATCTATCTGAAGGACGTGGCCAACGTGCGCGACGGTTTCTCGCCGCAGACCAACGTGGTGCGCCAGGATGGCGCGCGCGGGGTGCTGCTGTCGATCCTCAAGAACGGTGGCGCCTCCACCCTGGACATCGTCGACAACCTGCGCAAGCTCTTGCCTGCCGCGGCCCAGACCTTGCCGGAAGACCTCAAGATCACGCCGCTGTTCGATCAGTCGCTGTTCGTCAAGGCAGCCGTGACCGGGGTCATCAGCGAGGCACTCATTGCCGCTGGTCTGACGGCGGCCATGGTCTTGCTGTTCCTGGGCAACTGGCGCAGCACGCTCATCATCGGGCTGACCATTCCGCTGTCCATCATGGCCGCCATCCTGATGCTGGCGGCACTGGGCGAGACCCTCAACCTGATGACCCTGGGCGGTCTGGCGCTGTCGGTGGGTATCCTGGTGGACCAGGCCATCGTCACCATCGAAAACATCGAACGCCACCTGCACCTGGGCAAGCCCCTGCATGAGGCCATCATCGTCGGCGCCGGCGAGATCGGCGTGCCAGCCTTCGTGGCCACGCTCTGTATCTGCATCGTGTTCGTGCCGATGTTCTTCCTCTCGGGCGTGGCGCGCTTTTTGTTCGTGCCGCTGGCCGAGGCGGTGGTGTTCGCCATGGCGGCGTCCTATCTCCTCTCACGCACGCTGGTGATGCTGTTGATGGGCAGTCACGGCCAGGTCGATCACGCCAAACAGAGCCTGCTGCAACGCCTGTACCGCGCCTTCGACAGTCGCTTCGAACGCGTGCGCCATGGCTATACGCTGGTGCTGTCTTCACTGCTGGCGCACCGGCGCCGCTTCGCATTGAGCTTCCTCGGTTTCTGCCTGTTGTCCTGCCTGCTCTATCCTTTCCTCGGGCGAGATTTCTTCCCCAATGTCGATGGCGGCCAGATCCGGCTGCACATGCGGATGCCCACCGGTACCCGCATCGAGGAAACCGCACGCGCGGCCGATGAGGTCGAGCGCGTCATCCGCAGCCTCATCCCGGCCTCCGAACTGGAGACCATCCTCGACAACCTGGGCGTGCCCAACTCCGGCATCAACCTCTCCTATAGCAATGCCGGCACCATCGGCACCCTCGATGGCGAGATCCTGATGGCCTTGAAACCGGGCCATCGCCCCAGCGAAGAACTGGTGGCCATGCTGCGCGAGCAATTGCCACGTCGCTTTCCTGGCATAGAGTTCTTCTTCCAACCGGCCGACATCGTCACGCAGATCCTCAACTTCGGTTTGCCTGCCGCCATCGACGTGCAATTCACCGGCGCCAACATGGAAGCCAACGCACGTCTGGCGGCCGAGTTGACCAAGCAGATCCGGCAGATTCCCGGTGCCGTCGATGCCCACGTCCACCAGCGTCTGGACGGGCCATCGCTGGACCTGCGCATGGATCGCACGCGCCTGCAGCAGTTCGGTCTATCCGCTTCCAACGTCGGCCAGAACCTGTTGATTGCGCTGTCCGGCAGTTCGCAGACGCAGCCGGCCTTCTGGCTCAATCCCAATAACGGCGTGGTCTACAGCATCGCGGTGCAGTCGCCGCAATACCAGGTCGATTCGCTCGATGCGCTGCTCAATATCCCAGTAGGTGCAGGTGCCAATGCCGCCACACCGCCGCAGCTGCTGGGCAATCTGGTCGATGTGCACGCAGGACGTCAGATGGCCGTGGCCTCGCGCTACAACATCTCGCCGGCTATCGATGTCTACGTCAGCGTGCAGGGTACCGACCTGGCCAGCGTGGCCGGCAAGGTGAGCGAGTTGGTGGAACAGATCAAGCCCAAACTCGCGCGCGGCAGCCAGGTGGTCATCCGCGGCCAGGTGGAAACCATGCAGTCGTCCTTTATCGGCCTGGGCGTGGGGCTGGCCATGGCCATCGTGCTGGTCTACCTGCTGGTGGTGGTCAACTTCCAGTCCTGGATCGATGCAGCCATCATCATCGCTGCGCTGCCGGCAGCACTGGCCGGGATCGCCTGGATGCTCTTCATCACCGGTACCACGCTGTCGGTCCCGGCCCTGACCGGGGCCATCATGACCATGGGCGTGGCCACCGCCAACAGTATCCTCATCGTCGCCTTCGCGCGGCAGCGCCGGGAAGATGGGGCCACCCCGCTGGCCGCCGCCCTGGAAGCCGGTTCCACCCGTATCCGTCCGGTGTTGATGACGGCACTGGCCATGATCATCGGCATGATTCCCATGGCGCTGGGTCTGGGGGAAGGGGCTGAACAGAATGCGCCGCTGGGGCGTGCCGTGATCGGTGGCTTGTTGCTGGCTACCGTATCGACCTTGTTTTTCGTGCCGGTGGTGTTTGCCGGCGTGCATCAGAGACTGGCCCGCCGCGCCGAGCAGCGTCGCGCGCGTGCGGCCGGGCCCGCGCATCAGGAGTCTTGA
- a CDS encoding DMT family transporter has translation MSAYLTLSVAIVAEVIATTALKSSQGFTRLLPALIVVLGYGVSFYCLSLTLRTMPTSVAYAIWSGVGIVLVTLAAWLIHQQRLDWPAVAGIALIVAGVMVINVFSSSAGH, from the coding sequence ATGTCCGCCTACCTGACCCTGTCAGTGGCCATCGTCGCTGAAGTGATCGCCACCACCGCCCTGAAGTCCTCGCAGGGCTTCACGCGCCTGTTGCCCGCGCTGATCGTGGTGCTGGGTTATGGCGTCTCGTTCTACTGCCTCTCGCTGACCCTGCGCACCATGCCCACCAGCGTGGCCTATGCGATCTGGTCAGGGGTGGGCATCGTGCTGGTCACCCTGGCCGCCTGGCTGATCCACCAGCAGCGCCTGGACTGGCCGGCAGTGGCCGGGATCGCCCTGATCGTGGCGGGGGTGATGGTGATCAATGTCTTCTCCAGCAGCGCCGGGCACTAA
- a CDS encoding MFS transporter, whose protein sequence is MNPKARSIAWLSRLNFFLADVRDGLGPFLGVFLMGHGWAADDIGYVMTLGGIAGMLATTPAGALTDAVRAKRLVVGLGSVLVVGGSLLLLVSPSFTITALSQVGTGIVGAVIGPAIAGLTLGIVGQQGLPAQLGRNEAWNHAGNVCSAALAGAIGYYWGLPAVFVLMAVMAVASLLCLARIRPDDIDHDVARGLDPQRAADAPQVSTWRVLAGSRPLLLLALAMMLFHLGNAAMLPLLSQSVVARGSADPALYTALTVIVAQLVMIPTALMAGRFAERNGYWLPITIALLALPVRGMVAGVWDSPWALLPVQVLDGVGAGLLGVALPGSVARILQGSGHINIGLGAVTTIQSIGAAMSPALAGVVAKHYGYGAAFTVLTGIALMALLVWGWLAERRDHGAAVLPVTGR, encoded by the coding sequence ATGAACCCCAAGGCCCGCTCCATCGCCTGGCTCTCCAGGCTGAACTTCTTCCTGGCCGATGTGCGCGACGGGCTGGGCCCTTTCCTGGGCGTGTTCCTGATGGGCCACGGCTGGGCCGCCGACGACATCGGCTACGTGATGACGCTGGGTGGTATCGCCGGCATGTTGGCCACCACCCCGGCCGGGGCCTTGACCGATGCCGTGCGCGCCAAGCGCCTGGTGGTCGGCCTGGGTTCGGTGCTGGTGGTGGGTGGCTCGCTGCTGTTGCTGGTCTCGCCCAGCTTCACCATCACGGCCCTCTCGCAAGTGGGCACCGGCATCGTCGGTGCCGTGATCGGCCCGGCCATTGCCGGCCTGACGCTGGGCATCGTCGGCCAGCAGGGATTGCCGGCGCAACTGGGGCGCAACGAAGCCTGGAATCATGCCGGCAACGTCTGCTCGGCCGCCCTGGCCGGCGCGATCGGCTATTACTGGGGCTTGCCAGCGGTGTTCGTGCTGATGGCGGTGATGGCCGTGGCTTCGTTGCTGTGCCTGGCGCGCATCCGTCCCGATGACATCGACCACGACGTTGCACGCGGCCTCGATCCACAGCGCGCAGCCGATGCCCCGCAGGTCTCCACCTGGCGCGTGCTGGCGGGCTCGCGACCCTTGCTGCTGCTGGCGCTGGCGATGATGCTGTTCCACCTCGGGAACGCCGCGATGTTGCCGCTGTTGAGCCAGTCGGTGGTTGCCCGTGGCAGCGCCGATCCGGCGCTCTATACCGCGCTGACCGTGATCGTGGCGCAACTGGTGATGATCCCCACGGCGCTCATGGCGGGGCGCTTTGCCGAGCGCAACGGTTACTGGCTGCCGATCACCATTGCGCTGTTGGCGCTGCCGGTGCGCGGCATGGTGGCCGGGGTGTGGGATTCACCCTGGGCGCTGCTGCCGGTGCAGGTACTGGATGGCGTGGGCGCCGGTTTGCTGGGCGTGGCGCTGCCGGGTTCGGTGGCACGCATCCTGCAGGGCAGCGGCCACATCAACATCGGCCTGGGTGCGGTGACCACCATCCAGTCCATCGGTGCGGCCATGAGCCCGGCGCTAGCGGGGGTGGTGGCCAAGCACTATGGCTATGGCGCGGCTTTTACCGTACTGACCGGTATTGCATTGATGGCGCTGCTGGTGTGGGGATGGCTGGCCGAGCGGCGCGATCATGGCGCTGCGGTCTTGCCCGTCACCGGCAGGTAG
- a CDS encoding SDR family NAD(P)-dependent oxidoreductase translates to MNQTTTTQRGTALITGASSGIGAVYADRLARQGYDLILVARNRERLNALAERISNDTRRTVEVLSADLGNAQSLAQVEDKLRSDASITLLVNNAGIGTHTPLLQSDVEHMTDMIALNVTAPTRLTYAAVPGFVARGRGAIINISSIVGVAPEILNGVYGGSKAFVLAFSQSLHHELADQGVQVQAVLPGATATDFWAIGGLPLEHLDPAIVMPAEQMVDAALVGFERGELVTIPSLHDEDAWIRFDSARQSLSTQLSANVPATRYAVTH, encoded by the coding sequence ATGAACCAGACCACCACCACCCAACGCGGCACCGCCCTCATCACCGGTGCCTCCTCCGGCATCGGCGCCGTCTACGCCGACCGCCTGGCACGCCAGGGCTATGACCTGATCCTGGTGGCGCGCAACCGCGAACGCCTCAACGCCCTGGCCGAGCGCATCAGCAATGACACCCGCCGTACCGTCGAAGTGCTGTCGGCCGACCTCGGCAATGCGCAGTCGCTGGCCCAGGTGGAAGACAAGCTGCGCAGCGACGCCAGCATCACGCTGCTGGTCAACAATGCCGGCATCGGCACCCATACCCCGCTGCTGCAAAGCGATGTCGAGCACATGACCGACATGATCGCCCTCAACGTCACCGCACCGACCCGCCTGACCTATGCCGCCGTGCCGGGTTTCGTGGCACGCGGCCGGGGTGCGATCATCAATATCTCTTCCATCGTCGGCGTGGCGCCGGAAATCCTCAACGGCGTCTATGGCGGCAGCAAGGCCTTCGTGCTGGCCTTCTCGCAGTCGCTGCACCATGAACTGGCCGACCAAGGTGTGCAGGTGCAGGCCGTTCTGCCGGGCGCCACCGCCACCGATTTCTGGGCCATCGGCGGATTGCCGCTGGAACATCTGGACCCGGCCATCGTGATGCCGGCCGAGCAGATGGTCGATGCCGCCCTGGTCGGGTTCGAGCGCGGCGAGCTGGTCACCATCCCCTCGTTGCACGACGAAGATGCCTGGATCCGCTTCGACAGCGCCCGCCAGAGCCTGTCCACCCAGCTCTCGGCCAATGTGCCGGCAACGCGCTACGCCGTGACGCACTGA
- a CDS encoding DMT family protein yields MSPKVLPIVFLVISNVFMTFAWYGHLKFENRPLYLVILVSWMIALAEYCFAVPANRIGHTVYNAAELKTMQEVITLVVFSIFSVLYLGEQFTINHLIGFGCICLGAFFIFKGPIG; encoded by the coding sequence ATGTCGCCTAAAGTCCTTCCCATCGTTTTCCTGGTCATCTCCAATGTCTTCATGACCTTCGCCTGGTACGGCCACCTCAAGTTCGAGAACCGGCCGTTGTACCTGGTCATCCTGGTGAGCTGGATGATCGCCCTGGCCGAATACTGTTTCGCCGTGCCGGCCAACCGTATCGGTCACACCGTCTACAACGCCGCCGAACTCAAGACCATGCAGGAAGTCATCACGCTGGTGGTGTTCTCGATCTTCTCGGTGCTGTACCTGGGTGAACAATTCACCATCAACCACCTGATCGGCTTTGGCTGCATCTGCCTGGGCGCGTTCTTCATCTTCAAGGGGCCCATAGGATGA
- a CDS encoding efflux transporter outer membrane subunit, whose protein sequence is MLAGCASGPDYVKPAVELPVAWTPEAPWRVMQPQDASPRGPWWERFHDARLNALQQQALAGNQTLAIASARLAQARAQLEVVGAAQSPQVGINTRAARARISANRPLTNYNSPNFSTVQNDFALGLNVSYELDFFGRVRRSVEAASASAQQSAADLENTRLLLTAELASNYFNLRELDIELDVVQRAIALQRKALELATSRHDLGATSGLDVAQQQALLDNTLTQVDILGRQRAQYEHAIATLTGTPAPGFTIAPSLAPIALPAIPLGVPSDVLERRPDIASAERAMAAANAQIGVASAAFYPSFMLQPGYGVDSRNWGALFNAPSVLWSLGVSASQSLFDAGRLRAGVDFSKAGYDATVATYRRTVLTAMQEVEDGITGIAALDRAYSQSQSAIASARRVLDIANSRYEGGVTPYLDVITAQQALLNSERQSAQLMGQRLLVSVFLIKALGGDWQERRSQQETGALFVAPAVSVQTSLSPQRND, encoded by the coding sequence ATGTTGGCGGGCTGTGCCAGCGGCCCCGACTACGTCAAGCCCGCCGTCGAGCTACCCGTCGCCTGGACCCCGGAAGCCCCCTGGCGCGTCATGCAACCGCAGGACGCCAGCCCGCGCGGTCCCTGGTGGGAGCGCTTCCACGATGCCCGACTGAATGCCTTGCAACAGCAAGCCCTGGCCGGCAATCAGACCCTGGCCATTGCCAGCGCCCGGTTAGCGCAGGCACGTGCGCAACTGGAGGTGGTAGGCGCCGCGCAGTCGCCGCAGGTCGGTATCAACACTCGCGCTGCCCGTGCCCGCATCTCGGCCAATCGTCCGCTGACCAACTACAATTCGCCTAACTTCTCCACCGTACAAAACGATTTCGCGCTGGGCTTGAATGTCAGTTACGAGCTGGATTTCTTCGGACGCGTGCGGCGCTCGGTGGAAGCGGCCAGCGCCTCGGCCCAGCAATCGGCCGCCGACCTGGAAAACACCCGCCTGTTGTTGACGGCTGAACTGGCCAGCAACTACTTCAATCTGCGCGAGCTCGATATCGAGCTGGATGTGGTCCAACGCGCCATCGCGCTGCAACGCAAGGCACTGGAACTGGCCACCTCACGCCATGACCTGGGTGCCACCTCGGGCCTGGATGTGGCCCAGCAACAGGCGCTTCTGGATAACACGTTGACCCAGGTCGACATCCTCGGTCGCCAACGTGCCCAGTACGAACATGCCATCGCCACCCTCACCGGCACTCCGGCACCGGGCTTCACGATTGCGCCCTCGCTGGCGCCCATCGCACTGCCGGCCATCCCGCTGGGGGTGCCTTCGGACGTGCTGGAGCGCCGCCCTGACATCGCCTCGGCCGAACGCGCCATGGCTGCTGCCAATGCCCAGATCGGCGTGGCCAGCGCGGCCTTCTATCCGAGCTTCATGCTGCAACCTGGGTATGGCGTGGATAGCCGCAATTGGGGCGCGCTCTTCAATGCACCCAGCGTGCTGTGGTCGCTCGGGGTATCGGCCTCGCAAAGTCTGTTCGATGCCGGTCGCCTGCGTGCCGGGGTGGATTTCAGCAAGGCCGGCTATGACGCCACCGTGGCCACCTATCGTCGCACCGTGCTGACCGCCATGCAGGAAGTGGAAGATGGCATCACCGGCATTGCAGCGCTGGACCGCGCCTATAGTCAATCGCAATCGGCCATTGCCAGCGCGCGCCGGGTGCTGGACATCGCCAACAGCCGCTACGAGGGCGGCGTGACGCCCTATCTGGACGTGATCACGGCGCAACAGGCCCTGCTCAACAGTGAGCGCCAGTCCGCCCAATTGATGGGGCAGCGCCTGCTGGTGTCGGTGTTCCTGATCAAGGCCTTGGGCGGAGACTGGCAGGAACGGCGCTCGCAGCAAGAGACAGGCGCGCTGTTCGTTGCACCCGCTGTTTCTGTGCAGACAAGTTTATCGCCCCAAAGGAATGACTGA
- a CDS encoding helix-turn-helix domain-containing protein — MAQTDALVTALKNVLKARGITYAQLAKGLALSEASVKRVFAERSFTLERLDQICTLLGMEISDLARMVVAEHPIPSRLTAEQEARLVADPRLLLVAVHALQQWTLEEMINTFALTKAECIRLLARLDKLGILDLLPNNRIRVRVAPDFSWLPGGPIQQYFRAQLRNDFFNSHFDQAGEKMIMVSGTLSESSNATLQRAMNRLCSDFLAAHHQDLALPLDRRHGASMIVALRPWTPREFQKLLRSPPD, encoded by the coding sequence ATGGCCCAGACTGACGCGCTGGTCACTGCATTGAAGAATGTACTCAAGGCGCGCGGCATCACCTACGCGCAATTGGCCAAGGGATTGGCCCTGAGCGAAGCCAGCGTCAAACGCGTCTTCGCCGAACGCAGCTTCACGCTGGAGCGGCTGGACCAGATCTGTACCCTGCTGGGTATGGAGATCAGCGACCTGGCACGCATGGTGGTGGCCGAGCATCCCATCCCCTCGCGCCTGACGGCGGAGCAGGAAGCCAGGCTGGTCGCTGATCCTCGCTTGCTGCTGGTGGCGGTACACGCATTACAGCAATGGACGCTGGAAGAAATGATCAACACCTTTGCGCTGACCAAGGCCGAATGTATCCGACTGCTGGCGCGGCTGGACAAACTGGGCATCCTTGACCTGCTACCCAACAACCGCATCCGTGTAAGGGTGGCGCCCGATTTCAGCTGGCTGCCGGGTGGTCCGATCCAGCAATACTTCCGCGCCCAGTTGCGCAATGATTTCTTCAACTCGCACTTCGACCAGGCAGGCGAAAAGATGATCATGGTCAGCGGCACCCTCAGCGAAAGCAGCAACGCCACCTTGCAACGGGCAATGAACCGCCTGTGCTCCGACTTCCTGGCGGCCCATCACCAGGACCTGGCACTGCCGCTGGATCGGCGCCATGGCGCATCGATGATCGTGGCACTGCGGCCTTGGACGCCACGTGAATTCCAGAAACTGCTACGCTCGCCACCCGACTGA
- a CDS encoding DUF2145 domain-containing protein, with protein MSLRRSCIQRLLASLALSLIFILPMTAYAGQACEQTIPEATAVRAQLEMAARTVERLNASGAEVVIIARVGQDLSTYRQRYSHLAFAYRDDQQWYVVHKLNDCGTALSNIYEQGMGQFFMDRPFLLEAYVSVPPPEMQAKLRLAIRGAQVTHLHEPHYNMLAYPWATRYQQSNQWVNETLAHALEPQIESREQAQAWLRLKGYLPDTLHLGPLTRLGGRMFKANIAFDDHPTALRFSDRIQTTTADSVLAFLQQAGLESSNFVIQAVDLPAAAD; from the coding sequence ATGTCATTGCGTCGATCTTGCATCCAGCGCCTGCTGGCCAGCCTGGCCCTGAGCCTCATCTTCATCCTGCCGATGACTGCCTATGCCGGCCAAGCCTGCGAACAGACCATCCCCGAGGCCACTGCCGTGCGTGCGCAACTGGAAATGGCTGCCAGAACCGTCGAACGACTCAATGCCAGTGGTGCCGAGGTGGTCATCATCGCCCGCGTTGGTCAGGATCTGAGCACCTACCGGCAGCGCTATTCGCATCTGGCTTTTGCCTATCGCGACGATCAGCAATGGTACGTGGTCCACAAGCTCAACGACTGTGGTACCGCACTGAGCAATATCTACGAGCAGGGCATGGGACAGTTCTTCATGGACCGCCCCTTCCTGTTGGAAGCCTACGTCAGCGTGCCACCGCCGGAGATGCAGGCCAAGTTGCGCCTGGCCATCCGTGGTGCCCAGGTCACCCACCTGCACGAGCCGCACTACAACATGCTGGCCTATCCCTGGGCCACCCGTTACCAGCAATCCAACCAGTGGGTCAACGAAACCCTGGCGCACGCGCTGGAGCCGCAGATAGAAAGCCGCGAACAGGCTCAGGCCTGGCTCAGGCTCAAGGGTTACCTGCCCGATACCTTGCACCTGGGACCGCTCACGCGCCTGGGTGGGCGCATGTTCAAGGCCAACATCGCCTTTGACGATCATCCCACTGCCTTGCGCTTCAGCGATAGAATTCAGACCACCACGGCGGATTCGGTGTTGGCCTTTTTGCAGCAAGCGGGGCTCGAATCCAGTAATTTCGTGATCCAGGCAGTGGACCTGCCCGCCGCTGCTGATTGA
- a CDS encoding c-type cytochrome, with the protein MRPILLLAFVVAFAPLTTHAAGDPVSGRAAFAKCASCHAVGPSARGGFGPQLTNVIGRKAGSTTDFKYSPAMASAGFVWTEDKLRAFLKAPSDVVPGNKMRFWGIGSDQQIDDILAYLRTFNP; encoded by the coding sequence ATGCGCCCGATTCTGTTGCTGGCTTTTGTCGTTGCCTTTGCTCCCTTGACCACCCATGCCGCGGGCGACCCCGTCAGTGGTCGCGCCGCCTTCGCCAAATGCGCCAGTTGCCACGCAGTCGGTCCCTCGGCGCGGGGCGGCTTTGGCCCGCAACTGACCAACGTGATCGGGCGCAAGGCCGGCTCCACCACCGACTTCAAGTATTCGCCAGCGATGGCCAGCGCCGGCTTCGTCTGGACCGAGGACAAGCTGCGCGCCTTCCTCAAGGCGCCCAGCGATGTCGTGCCCGGCAACAAGATGCGCTTCTGGGGCATTGGCAGCGACCAGCAGATCGACGACATCCTGGCTTACCTGCGAACTTTCAACCCATAG
- a CDS encoding efflux RND transporter periplasmic adaptor subunit — MSHDRHSELGIHPLAEGEPQQRQQMMRRARLVLVLVLLAAGAARTVINRVANARALEAGTAERAKVFVRVAPARSSADGQTLALPGTLQGFVQSPISARSGGYLKRWYKDIGAEVKKGDLLAELDTPEIDQQLSQALATRQQAASSMELARSSMARWEALRKKDAVSQQELDERRSAFAQASSNLAAADANVERLRQVEGFKRIVAPFSGIITRRNVDVGDLIDPGAGRSLFVLSQTDPLRVYVNVPQSYANLVKPGQQVTVTQAELRGRKFEGKVARTAGSIDPVTRSMQVEVTLSNADNALLPGAFVQVALPLKPSGTLLVAADTLMFRRDGSLVAAVDEHNRVRLKKVRLGRNFGLTVEVLEGLNGNEKLILNPSDSLAEGDQVEPTLEQPEQKQKAAS; from the coding sequence ATGTCGCATGACCGTCATTCCGAACTCGGCATCCACCCTCTGGCCGAGGGCGAGCCGCAACAACGCCAGCAGATGATGCGGCGTGCCCGGCTGGTGCTGGTGCTGGTGCTGCTGGCCGCCGGAGCCGCGCGCACCGTCATCAACCGCGTGGCCAATGCCCGCGCGCTGGAAGCGGGTACCGCCGAACGTGCCAAGGTATTCGTGCGCGTGGCGCCCGCGCGCAGCAGTGCCGATGGCCAGACGCTGGCCTTGCCTGGTACCTTGCAGGGCTTCGTGCAATCGCCGATCTCGGCGCGCTCCGGTGGCTACCTCAAGCGCTGGTATAAGGATATCGGCGCCGAGGTCAAGAAGGGCGATCTGCTGGCCGAACTGGATACGCCTGAAATCGACCAGCAATTGTCGCAAGCGTTGGCTACGCGCCAGCAGGCCGCTTCCAGCATGGAACTGGCGCGCAGTTCGATGGCGCGCTGGGAGGCGCTGCGCAAGAAGGACGCGGTCTCGCAGCAGGAACTCGATGAACGCCGCAGTGCCTTCGCCCAGGCCAGTTCCAACCTGGCCGCGGCTGATGCCAACGTCGAGCGGCTGCGTCAGGTGGAGGGCTTCAAGCGCATCGTCGCTCCGTTCTCGGGCATCATCACGCGCCGCAACGTGGACGTGGGTGATTTGATCGATCCAGGTGCCGGGCGCTCGCTGTTCGTGCTGTCGCAGACCGATCCGCTGCGGGTCTATGTGAACGTACCGCAGTCCTATGCCAACCTGGTCAAGCCCGGTCAGCAGGTGACGGTGACCCAGGCCGAACTGCGTGGTCGCAAGTTCGAGGGCAAGGTGGCGCGTACTGCGGGCTCCATCGATCCGGTCACGCGTTCGATGCAGGTCGAGGTGACGCTCTCCAACGCCGACAATGCTCTCTTGCCCGGCGCCTTCGTGCAGGTGGCGCTGCCCCTGAAACCCAGCGGCACGCTGCTGGTCGCTGCCGATACCCTCATGTTCCGACGCGATGGCTCGCTGGTGGCGGCCGTTGATGAGCATAACCGGGTGCGTCTGAAGAAGGTAAGGCTGGGGCGCAACTTCGGCCTGACCGTGGAAGTGCTGGAAGGCTTGAACGGTAACGAAAAACTGATCCTCAATCCCTCCGATTCACTGGCCGAAGGCGACCAGGTCGAGCCGACCCTGGAGCAGCCGGAACAAAAGCAAAAGGCTGCATCGTGA